One genomic region from Mauremys reevesii isolate NIE-2019 linkage group 7, ASM1616193v1, whole genome shotgun sequence encodes:
- the EHD1 gene encoding EH domain-containing protein 1 isoform X2 produces MTQRKVKGAAKGAEMDEGSSVPAAMFSWVSKDARRRKEPELFRTVSEGLKQLYATKLLPLEEYYRFHDFHSPALEPADWENKPMVLLVGQYSTGKTTFIRHLIEQDFPGMRIGPEPTTDSFIAVMGGETEGVVPGNALVVDPRRPFRKLNSFGNAFLNRFMCAQLPNPVLDSISIIDTPGILSGEKQRISRGYDFAAVLEWFAERVDRIILLFDAHKLDISDEFSEVIKALKNHEDKIRVVLNKADQIETQQLMRVYGALMWSLGKIINTPEVVRVYIGSFWSQPLLIPDNRKLFEAEEQDLFKDIQSLPRNAALRKLNDLIKRARLAKVHAYIISSLKKEMPNVFGKESRKKELVNNLGEIYLKIEREHQISPGDFPNLRKMQELLLSQDFSKFQLLKPKLLDAVDDMLANDIARLMVMVRQEESQMPTQAVKGGAFEGTMNGPFGHGYGEGAGEGIDDIEWVVGKDKPSYDEIFYTLSPVNGKITGASAKKEMVKSKLPNTVLGKIWKLADVDKDGFLDDEEFALANHLIKVKLEGHELPAELPPHLVPPSKRRHE; encoded by the exons ATGacgcagaggaaggtgaaaggaGCGGCCAAAGGGGCCGAAATGGATGAGGGCAGCTCTG TCCCCGCAGCCATGTTCAGCTGGGTGAGCAAAGACGCGCGGCGGCGCAAGGAGCCGGAGCTGTTCCGCACGGTCTCGGAGGGGCTGAAGCAGCTCTACGCCACCAAGCTGCTGCCCTTGGAGGAGTATTACCGCTTCCACGACTTCCACTCCCCGGCGCTGGAGCCGGCCGACTGGGAGAACAAGCCCAtggtgctgctggtggggcagtACAGCACCGGCAAGACCACCTTCATCCGGCACCTCATCGAGCAGGACTTCCCGGGCATGCGCATCGGGCCCGAGCCCACCACCGACTCCTTCATCGCCGTCATGGGCGGCGAGACCGAGGGCGTCGTCCCTGGCAACGCCCTGGTGGTCGACCCGCGGCGGCCCTTCCGCAAGCTCAACTCCTTCGGCAACGCTTTTCTCAACAG GTTCATGTGTGCCCAACTACCCAACCCTGTCCTGGATAGCATCAGTATCATTGACACACCTGGTATCCTCTCAGGAGAGAAGCAACGCATAAGCAGAG GCTATGACTTCGCTGCGGTACTGGAGTGGTTTGCGGAGCGTGTGGACCGTATTATCCTCCTCTTCGATGCTCACAAGCTGGACATCTCAGATGAGTTTTCAGAGGTGATCAAGGCCCTGAAGAACCATGAGGACAAGATCCGGGTGGTGCTGAACAAAGCTGACCAGATTGAGACACAACAGCTAATGCGGGTCTACGGTGCCCTCATGTGGTCACTGGGGAAGATCATAAACACCCCAGAGGTGGTGCGGGTCTACATTGGCTCCTTCTGGTCCCAGCCACTCCTCATCCCTGACAACAGGAAGCTCTTTGAAGCAGAAGAGCAGGATCTCTTCAAAGATATCCAGTCCCTGCCCAGGAATGCTGCACTCCGCAAGCTCAATGACCTCATCAAGAGAGCCAGGCTAGCCAAG GTCCATGCCTACATAATCTCCTCTCTGAAGAAGGAGATGCCCAATGTCTTTGGGAAGGAGAGCAGAAAGAAGGAGCTGGTGAACAACCTGGGCGAGATCTACTTGAAGATTGAGCGGGAGCATCAGATCTCACCTGGGGACTTCCCCAATCTGCGCAAGATGCAG GAGCTCCTGCTGAGCCAAGACTTCAGCAAGTTCCAGCTCCTGAAGCCCAAGCTGCTGGACGCAGTGGACGACATGCTGGCCAATGACATTGCCCGGCTCATGGTGATGGTGCGGCAGGAAGAGTCTCAGATGCCCACCCAGGCAGTGAAGGGCGGGGCCTTTGAGGGCACTATGAATGGGCCCTTTGGCCATGgctatggggagggggctggcgaGGGCATTGATGACATTGAGTGGGTGGTAGGAAAGGACAAGCCCAGCTATGATGAGATCTTCTACACCCTCTCACCTGTCAATGGTAAGATCACAGGTGCCAGTGCCAAGAAGGAGATGGTGAAATCCAAGTTGCCCAACACTGTCCTGGGCAAGATCTGGAAACTGGCTGACGTGGACAAAGATGGATTCTTAGATGACGAGGAGTTTGCCCTGGCCAACCACTTGATCAAGGTGAAGCTAGAAGGGCATGAGCTGCCTGCAGAACTGCCCCCCCATCTTGTGCCCCCCTCCAAACGCAGACATGAATGA
- the EHD1 gene encoding EH domain-containing protein 1 isoform X1, whose protein sequence is MFSWVSKDARRRKEPELFRTVSEGLKQLYATKLLPLEEYYRFHDFHSPALEPADWENKPMVLLVGQYSTGKTTFIRHLIEQDFPGMRIGPEPTTDSFIAVMGGETEGVVPGNALVVDPRRPFRKLNSFGNAFLNRFMCAQLPNPVLDSISIIDTPGILSGEKQRISRGYDFAAVLEWFAERVDRIILLFDAHKLDISDEFSEVIKALKNHEDKIRVVLNKADQIETQQLMRVYGALMWSLGKIINTPEVVRVYIGSFWSQPLLIPDNRKLFEAEEQDLFKDIQSLPRNAALRKLNDLIKRARLAKVHAYIISSLKKEMPNVFGKESRKKELVNNLGEIYLKIEREHQISPGDFPNLRKMQELLLSQDFSKFQLLKPKLLDAVDDMLANDIARLMVMVRQEESQMPTQAVKGGAFEGTMNGPFGHGYGEGAGEGIDDIEWVVGKDKPSYDEIFYTLSPVNGKITGASAKKEMVKSKLPNTVLGKIWKLADVDKDGFLDDEEFALANHLIKVKLEGHELPAELPPHLVPPSKRRHE, encoded by the exons ATGTTCAGCTGGGTGAGCAAAGACGCGCGGCGGCGCAAGGAGCCGGAGCTGTTCCGCACGGTCTCGGAGGGGCTGAAGCAGCTCTACGCCACCAAGCTGCTGCCCTTGGAGGAGTATTACCGCTTCCACGACTTCCACTCCCCGGCGCTGGAGCCGGCCGACTGGGAGAACAAGCCCAtggtgctgctggtggggcagtACAGCACCGGCAAGACCACCTTCATCCGGCACCTCATCGAGCAGGACTTCCCGGGCATGCGCATCGGGCCCGAGCCCACCACCGACTCCTTCATCGCCGTCATGGGCGGCGAGACCGAGGGCGTCGTCCCTGGCAACGCCCTGGTGGTCGACCCGCGGCGGCCCTTCCGCAAGCTCAACTCCTTCGGCAACGCTTTTCTCAACAG GTTCATGTGTGCCCAACTACCCAACCCTGTCCTGGATAGCATCAGTATCATTGACACACCTGGTATCCTCTCAGGAGAGAAGCAACGCATAAGCAGAG GCTATGACTTCGCTGCGGTACTGGAGTGGTTTGCGGAGCGTGTGGACCGTATTATCCTCCTCTTCGATGCTCACAAGCTGGACATCTCAGATGAGTTTTCAGAGGTGATCAAGGCCCTGAAGAACCATGAGGACAAGATCCGGGTGGTGCTGAACAAAGCTGACCAGATTGAGACACAACAGCTAATGCGGGTCTACGGTGCCCTCATGTGGTCACTGGGGAAGATCATAAACACCCCAGAGGTGGTGCGGGTCTACATTGGCTCCTTCTGGTCCCAGCCACTCCTCATCCCTGACAACAGGAAGCTCTTTGAAGCAGAAGAGCAGGATCTCTTCAAAGATATCCAGTCCCTGCCCAGGAATGCTGCACTCCGCAAGCTCAATGACCTCATCAAGAGAGCCAGGCTAGCCAAG GTCCATGCCTACATAATCTCCTCTCTGAAGAAGGAGATGCCCAATGTCTTTGGGAAGGAGAGCAGAAAGAAGGAGCTGGTGAACAACCTGGGCGAGATCTACTTGAAGATTGAGCGGGAGCATCAGATCTCACCTGGGGACTTCCCCAATCTGCGCAAGATGCAG GAGCTCCTGCTGAGCCAAGACTTCAGCAAGTTCCAGCTCCTGAAGCCCAAGCTGCTGGACGCAGTGGACGACATGCTGGCCAATGACATTGCCCGGCTCATGGTGATGGTGCGGCAGGAAGAGTCTCAGATGCCCACCCAGGCAGTGAAGGGCGGGGCCTTTGAGGGCACTATGAATGGGCCCTTTGGCCATGgctatggggagggggctggcgaGGGCATTGATGACATTGAGTGGGTGGTAGGAAAGGACAAGCCCAGCTATGATGAGATCTTCTACACCCTCTCACCTGTCAATGGTAAGATCACAGGTGCCAGTGCCAAGAAGGAGATGGTGAAATCCAAGTTGCCCAACACTGTCCTGGGCAAGATCTGGAAACTGGCTGACGTGGACAAAGATGGATTCTTAGATGACGAGGAGTTTGCCCTGGCCAACCACTTGATCAAGGTGAAGCTAGAAGGGCATGAGCTGCCTGCAGAACTGCCCCCCCATCTTGTGCCCCCCTCCAAACGCAGACATGAATGA